TTTGTGTAAGAAAAAATCATAAAAAAAACCGGACCTCGCAAAATCTGCGAACGCCCGGTTTTCATCCCATTACGAACTTTTTAAACCTCAAGAATACCAGCTTTTGGAGTTACTCCAAACGCCTTAGCTAAATCCCACAGTTGCTGATCCGTGATCTTTTGCTTAATTTCTCTTCCGCCAATCAAGTTGTAGATCGTAGCAGCCTTTTCTACAGTCTCAACTAGACCAAAGGTGGCATCCATAGTGGAGCCAGTGCCAAAAATCCCGTGCTGCGGCCAGATGACCAGGCGGTGATCCTTCATTTTCTTCGCGGTTTCGCGGCCGATTTCACTGCTGCCAGGAACAATCCATGGAATGACACTAACGCCATCCGGGAAAACAACAAGGCACTCTGTGCACATTTCCCAAAGCGTCTTCGTGAACTTCAATTCATCCAGATCATGCGTGAAGGTCATCGCGATAACATTCGTAGCGTGTGTATGCAATACGATACGGTGCGTAGGGTCCACCTTCAGTCGCTCAATATGGCTCATGAAATGGGAAGCCAATTCACTAGTAGGTACAGCGCCGTTCCGTAATCCCCATAACACTTCTACGCTTTCACCATTGGCACTAACACGAAGCACACCGAGATTAGCTTCCGGATCTTTGATCACATTTCTGAAATACTTGCCAGAACCTGTCACGATGAAGTATTTGCCGGCTAATTCTTTTACAGGGAAGGTAAGTTTAATGGTGCGTAGTGGCTCTAGAACGTTAATATATTTAGCAACCTCATTCTCATCCAGCAGATAGCTGACATTACCGCCATTCAGCTCATCCCAGCCAAGCTCCCACATATGACGGGTAATCTCTGACATTTCCTGAATAA
This genomic stretch from Paenibacillus sp. FSL H7-0737 harbors:
- the rhaD gene encoding rhamnulose-1-phosphate aldolase, translating into MSTSVLESKGYIASSEAPFIQEMSEITRHMWELGWDELNGGNVSYLLDENEVAKYINVLEPLRTIKLTFPVKELAGKYFIVTGSGKYFRNVIKDPEANLGVLRVSANGESVEVLWGLRNGAVPTSELASHFMSHIERLKVDPTHRIVLHTHATNVIAMTFTHDLDELKFTKTLWEMCTECLVVFPDGVSVIPWIVPGSSEIGRETAKKMKDHRLVIWPQHGIFGTGSTMDATFGLVETVEKAATIYNLIGGREIKQKITDQQLWDLAKAFGVTPKAGILEV